A single window of Thermoflexus hugenholtzii JAD2 DNA harbors:
- a CDS encoding FAD-binding oxidoreductase produces MKREAVLRELREVFGPRGVLWEAHHLLLYEYDASIDKGRPDFVVFPTSTEQVVAAVRIANRYGLPIVVRGAGTGLSGGAVADQGGLMIVTTRMRRILEIDPVNLRAVVQPGVVNLAVSQAAAAYGLYYAPDPSSQKACTIGGNIAENSGGPHCLAYGVTTHHVLGLEVVLPDGEVIEVGGAALDWPGYDLIGLIVGSEGTLGIVTKAILRLLPQPEAVVTLLAVFDTVDQASEAVSAIIADGTIPGAIEMMDRTAIQAVESAKRCGYPTDAGAVLLIDVEGLTEGLEDLAHHIARICEHYDAREVRVATDPVERERLWSGRKGAFGAMGRLAPSYYVQDGVVPRDQLPRVLRRIQEIGQRYGLVIANVFHAGDGNLHPLILFDERDPEQTRRVLEAGAEILRACVEAGGSLTGEHGIGLEKRDLMPLLFSPADLEAMARIKAAFNPDNRLNPCKMFPSTKMCLETWSRRRARMAEPIRYRAGPPEMPPEEELWI; encoded by the coding sequence GTGAAGCGGGAAGCGGTGTTGCGAGAGCTGCGGGAAGTTTTCGGGCCCCGCGGGGTGCTGTGGGAAGCGCATCACCTCCTCCTCTACGAATACGACGCCTCCATCGATAAGGGCCGCCCCGATTTCGTGGTCTTCCCCACCTCCACGGAGCAGGTGGTCGCCGCCGTGCGCATCGCCAACCGCTACGGGCTCCCCATCGTGGTGCGCGGCGCGGGGACCGGGTTGAGCGGCGGGGCGGTGGCCGACCAGGGCGGCCTGATGATCGTGACCACCCGCATGCGGCGCATCCTGGAGATCGATCCCGTGAACCTGCGGGCCGTGGTCCAGCCCGGAGTGGTCAACCTGGCCGTCTCTCAGGCCGCCGCCGCTTACGGCCTCTACTACGCCCCGGATCCCTCCAGCCAGAAGGCCTGCACCATCGGCGGCAACATCGCCGAGAACTCCGGAGGGCCCCACTGCCTGGCCTACGGGGTGACGACCCACCACGTCCTCGGGCTAGAGGTGGTGCTCCCGGACGGGGAGGTCATCGAGGTGGGTGGCGCCGCCCTTGACTGGCCGGGCTACGATCTGATCGGGTTGATCGTCGGCTCTGAGGGAACCCTGGGGATCGTGACGAAGGCGATCCTGCGCCTGCTCCCTCAGCCGGAGGCCGTAGTCACCCTGCTGGCCGTCTTCGACACCGTGGACCAGGCCAGCGAGGCGGTCTCGGCCATCATCGCCGACGGCACCATCCCCGGGGCCATCGAGATGATGGACCGCACGGCCATCCAGGCCGTGGAGAGCGCCAAGCGCTGCGGCTACCCTACGGACGCCGGAGCGGTCCTCCTCATCGATGTGGAGGGGTTAACCGAGGGGTTGGAGGATCTGGCGCATCACATCGCCCGCATCTGCGAGCACTATGACGCCCGGGAGGTGCGGGTGGCCACCGACCCTGTCGAGCGGGAGCGCCTGTGGTCCGGCCGCAAGGGAGCCTTCGGGGCCATGGGACGGCTGGCGCCGAGCTACTACGTGCAGGACGGCGTGGTGCCGCGGGATCAGCTGCCCCGCGTGCTGCGCCGTATTCAGGAGATCGGGCAGCGTTACGGCCTGGTGATCGCCAACGTCTTCCACGCCGGCGACGGCAACCTCCATCCCCTCATCCTGTTCGACGAACGGGATCCCGAGCAAACCCGCCGCGTCCTGGAGGCCGGAGCGGAGATCCTGCGGGCGTGCGTGGAGGCCGGAGGCTCCCTCACCGGCGAGCACGGCATCGGCCTGGAGAAGCGGGATCTGATGCCGCTCCTCTTCTCCCCTGCGGATCTGGAGGCCATGGCCCGCATCAAAGCCGCCTTCAACCCCGATAATCGCCTCAACCCGTGCAAGATGTTCCCTTCCACCAAGATGTGCCTGGAAACGTGGAGCCGCCGCCGGGCGCGGATGGCGGAGCCCATCCGCTACCGCGCCGGACCGCCGGAGATGCCCCCGGAGGAGGAGCTGTGGATCTGA
- a CDS encoding FAD-binding oxidoreductase produces the protein MDLTERYRLDGRSPRSVIHPRTVEEVAEALREAARSGWAVVPWGSGAHQGYGEAPSRYDLALDLTGLSGIVRHRPANLTVRVEAGIRLADLNAQLAAHGQWLPLDPPPGDSVTIGGILATGLSGPLRARYGPPRDLLIGIRVVLADGTVVQGGGEVVKNVAGYDLPRLFCGSLGTLGVIVEAAFKLWPRPQTEATALFGFARAEDAMPLTLGLLRHPGFPLAVEVLNAAAWAELRRQVPLPETPEARIWVLVRAGGWPASVERVLRDAENLAAAAHARERLSGDAAAVLWQHVPRLTALPYPPPLDGLWVRLGVLPAQVAEALRTLEALPDVRVIGQAQGTAGVIYARAHGPLEALLRWGEALRSFALARGGHFTLLNGPEAARRALGLWAPQRPEIAAMQRIKAQLDPHGRLSPGRMGW, from the coding sequence GTGGATCTGACGGAGCGCTACCGGCTGGACGGCCGATCCCCCCGATCCGTGATCCATCCCCGCACCGTGGAGGAGGTGGCGGAGGCGCTGCGCGAGGCGGCTCGCTCCGGATGGGCGGTCGTGCCCTGGGGGAGCGGGGCCCACCAGGGATACGGCGAGGCGCCCTCCCGCTATGATTTGGCCCTGGACCTGACCGGCCTCTCCGGGATCGTGCGCCATCGCCCGGCCAACCTCACCGTCCGCGTGGAGGCCGGGATCCGCCTGGCAGACCTGAACGCCCAGCTGGCCGCGCACGGCCAGTGGCTTCCCCTGGATCCCCCGCCGGGGGATTCGGTGACCATCGGAGGGATCCTGGCCACCGGCCTAAGCGGCCCTCTGCGAGCCCGCTACGGACCCCCTCGGGATCTCCTGATTGGCATCCGGGTGGTCCTGGCGGATGGGACCGTCGTCCAGGGCGGTGGAGAGGTGGTGAAGAACGTGGCCGGCTATGACCTGCCGCGGCTCTTCTGCGGCTCCTTGGGCACTCTGGGGGTGATCGTGGAAGCCGCCTTTAAGCTGTGGCCCCGGCCCCAAACCGAAGCCACCGCCCTCTTCGGGTTCGCCCGCGCCGAGGACGCTATGCCCCTCACCCTGGGCCTGCTCCGCCATCCCGGTTTCCCGCTGGCCGTTGAGGTCCTGAACGCCGCGGCCTGGGCGGAGCTCCGCCGGCAGGTCCCGCTTCCCGAGACCCCTGAAGCGCGCATCTGGGTCCTGGTGCGGGCAGGAGGCTGGCCGGCCTCCGTGGAGCGCGTGTTGCGGGACGCTGAAAACCTGGCCGCCGCCGCCCATGCCCGGGAGCGCCTCTCTGGGGACGCGGCGGCTGTCCTCTGGCAACACGTGCCCCGCCTCACTGCCCTGCCCTACCCGCCCCCTCTCGACGGCCTGTGGGTGCGGCTGGGCGTCCTGCCCGCCCAGGTAGCGGAGGCCCTCCGGACGCTGGAAGCGCTTCCAGATGTTCGGGTGATCGGGCAGGCCCAGGGGACCGCGGGGGTGATCTACGCGCGGGCCCATGGGCCGCTGGAGGCGCTTTTGCGATGGGGCGAAGCCCTTCGATCTTTTGCCCTAGCCCGAGGCGGGCACTTCACCCTCCTCAACGGCCCGGAGGCTGCCCGGCGCGCCCTGGGCCTGTGGGCGCCCCAACGGCCCGAGATCGCCGCGATGCAACGGATCAAAGCCCAGCTGGATCCGCACGGACGATTGAGCCCGGGGCGCATGGGATGGTAG
- a CDS encoding HIT family protein yields the protein MVARKPCPFCQIARGEAAAWIVLEDPHSVAFLDHRPLFPGHCLLIPREHYETLMDVPPEQIGPLFRNAQRLAQAMEKGLGAEGSFVAINNRVSQSVPHLHIHVVPRRKGDGLRGFFWPRQRYASETEMAEIAARLREALESRDGER from the coding sequence ATGGTAGCGCGGAAGCCATGTCCGTTCTGTCAGATCGCCCGCGGCGAAGCGGCCGCCTGGATCGTGCTGGAGGATCCCCACTCCGTTGCGTTCCTGGATCACCGGCCGCTGTTCCCGGGACATTGCCTGTTGATCCCCCGGGAGCATTACGAGACCCTTATGGATGTGCCGCCGGAGCAGATCGGACCGCTTTTCCGGAACGCCCAACGGCTGGCGCAGGCGATGGAGAAAGGATTGGGCGCGGAGGGCTCCTTCGTGGCCATCAACAACCGGGTGAGCCAGAGCGTGCCGCACCTGCACATCCACGTGGTGCCCCGGCGCAAGGGGGACGGCCTGCGGGGCTTCTTCTGGCCGCGACAGCGCTACGCCAGCGAGACCGAAATGGCGGAGATCGCCGCCCGCCTGCGGGAAGCGCTGGAAAGCCGGGATGGGGAGCGATAA
- a CDS encoding DUF433 domain-containing protein: MHLEWRGRIVVDPELHHGEPCIRGTRIPVYVIVSSLADGMSEEELLEQYPQLTREDIRAALAYVAELLQHEMIIELSGQK; the protein is encoded by the coding sequence ATGCACCTAGAATGGCGTGGACGGATTGTGGTGGATCCTGAGCTGCACCATGGCGAGCCCTGCATCCGCGGGACTCGCATTCCCGTTTATGTTATTGTAAGCAGCTTGGCGGATGGCATGAGCGAAGAAGAGTTGCTTGAACAGTATCCACAGTTAACTCGCGAGGATATCCGAGCTGCCCTGGCTTACGTAGCTGAGCTTCTGCAACATGAGATGATCATCGAGCTTTCTGGACAGAAGTGA
- a CDS encoding (Fe-S)-binding protein yields the protein MAAQETVREGMEVRGFTADHPPDYGEILRCTHCGLCLNQCPTFRVLGWEPDSPRGRIYLMRAVAEGRLEINPDFREHMEVCLACRACQTACPATLSFGRLVEAARWQVLQTLPLSPPERLIRAVVFGGILAHPSLLALLSRGLWLYQASGVRALIRRNGLITRLPAALRNMEEMLPDRLPSRFLPTGRLYPAAGERRGRVALLAGCVMRTLLAPIQEATVRVLTRQGFEVVIPRDQVCCGALHVHAGERRRAQMLARRNLAAFTREEVDAILVNAAGCGVAMKEYGDLLKDDPHWAEAARAFSAKVRDVTEFLDAVGLRPPLRRIAGRAVYQDPCHLAHGQGIRAQPRRLLRAVGLTVLELPDGDLCCGSAGIYNITHPEIADALLEEKVTQIRRLNPERVVTANAGCLLQLAMGLRRNGLSIPVQHVIEVLDEATAG from the coding sequence ATGGCGGCGCAGGAGACGGTTCGAGAGGGGATGGAGGTGCGGGGGTTCACGGCGGATCACCCGCCGGATTACGGGGAGATCCTCCGCTGCACCCACTGCGGGCTCTGCCTGAACCAGTGCCCCACCTTCCGGGTGCTGGGGTGGGAGCCGGATTCGCCCCGGGGGCGCATCTACCTGATGCGGGCGGTGGCGGAGGGCCGTCTGGAGATCAACCCGGACTTCCGGGAGCATATGGAGGTCTGCCTGGCCTGCCGCGCGTGCCAGACCGCCTGCCCCGCCACTCTGTCCTTCGGACGCCTGGTCGAAGCCGCCCGCTGGCAGGTCCTCCAGACGCTCCCGCTCTCACCCCCAGAGCGCCTGATCCGCGCCGTCGTCTTCGGGGGGATCCTTGCCCATCCAAGCCTCCTGGCCCTGCTCTCCCGCGGGCTGTGGCTTTACCAGGCCAGCGGGGTTCGCGCTCTGATCCGGCGGAACGGGCTGATCACCCGCCTGCCCGCCGCGCTGCGGAACATGGAGGAGATGCTCCCGGATCGCCTCCCCTCCCGCTTCCTCCCCACGGGAAGGCTCTATCCGGCGGCGGGGGAGCGGCGCGGACGAGTCGCCCTGCTGGCCGGATGTGTCATGCGCACCTTGCTGGCCCCCATCCAGGAGGCTACGGTCCGGGTCCTCACCCGTCAGGGATTCGAGGTGGTGATCCCGCGAGACCAGGTGTGCTGTGGGGCGCTGCACGTGCACGCCGGAGAGCGACGGCGGGCCCAGATGCTGGCCCGACGGAACCTGGCCGCCTTCACGCGCGAGGAGGTCGACGCCATCCTGGTCAACGCCGCGGGTTGCGGCGTGGCGATGAAGGAATATGGGGATCTCCTGAAGGATGATCCCCACTGGGCGGAGGCGGCGCGGGCCTTCAGCGCGAAGGTTCGAGATGTGACGGAGTTCCTGGACGCCGTCGGACTGCGGCCGCCGCTGCGCCGCATCGCCGGGCGGGCCGTTTACCAGGACCCCTGTCATCTGGCCCACGGCCAGGGGATCCGCGCCCAGCCCCGGCGTTTGCTGCGGGCGGTTGGATTGACCGTGCTGGAGCTCCCCGACGGGGATCTGTGCTGCGGCAGCGCGGGGATTTACAACATCACCCATCCGGAGATCGCCGATGCGCTGCTCGAGGAGAAAGTGACGCAAATCCGCCGGCTGAACCCCGAGCGCGTGGTGACCGCCAACGCGGGCTGCCTGCTTCAGCTGGCTATGGGCCTGCGTCGCAACGGTCTCTCCATCCCGGTCCAGCACGTGATCGAGGTCCTGGACGAGGCCACGGCCGGTTGA
- a CDS encoding glycosyltransferase family 2 protein: MLAVVILTRNESAFIEACIESVRWADRIVVFDSFSEDDTVARARACGAEVLQHPFENYAAQRNAALEQVEADWIFFVDADERATPELGEEVREAIRDPRYVGWWVPRRNYLFGRLTRGGGWWPDYQLRVLRRGYARYERPVHEIVILQGEAGYLRNPLIHHNYDSPAEFRAKQRAYAWLEAQALRQAGVRPKPYTPWTMMVREFWRRFVRLRGYIDGLHGLRLAWWMARATWETYRLLQDAARVDTG, translated from the coding sequence ATGCTGGCGGTCGTCATCCTCACCCGGAACGAATCGGCCTTCATCGAGGCGTGTATCGAGAGCGTGCGCTGGGCGGATCGCATCGTCGTCTTCGACTCGTTCAGCGAGGACGACACGGTGGCGCGCGCGCGGGCCTGCGGGGCGGAGGTGCTCCAGCATCCGTTTGAGAACTACGCCGCCCAGCGCAACGCCGCCCTGGAACAGGTGGAGGCGGACTGGATCTTCTTCGTGGATGCCGATGAGCGGGCCACACCGGAACTCGGCGAGGAGGTGCGAGAGGCCATCCGGGATCCTCGTTATGTGGGGTGGTGGGTTCCCCGGCGGAATTATCTTTTCGGGCGGCTGACGCGGGGAGGAGGCTGGTGGCCGGATTATCAGCTCCGGGTCCTCCGGCGGGGCTACGCGCGCTATGAGCGCCCGGTCCATGAGATCGTGATCCTTCAAGGAGAGGCGGGCTACCTCCGCAATCCCCTGATCCATCACAACTACGACTCTCCGGCGGAGTTCCGGGCGAAGCAACGAGCCTACGCCTGGCTGGAGGCTCAGGCCCTGCGCCAGGCCGGCGTCCGCCCCAAACCTTACACCCCGTGGACGATGATGGTCCGGGAGTTCTGGCGGCGGTTCGTCCGGCTGCGGGGCTACATCGACGGCCTGCACGGGCTGCGCCTGGCGTGGTGGATGGCCCGGGCGACCTGGGAGACGTATCGCCTGCTGCAGGATGCGGCGCGCGTCGACACCGGATGA
- a CDS encoding glycosyltransferase family 2 protein → MAPRLAVASAPRIPDPSAHPAVTLLAVVMVTWNVREWALRALHALEAALDRSGLPARIWVVDNASTDGTVEAIRRAFPSVELIANDVNRGFAAANNQALRAMGFPEDPGAPRYVWLLNPDTEVQGQAPAVLVRFMEQTPRAGACGPRLIHPDGGFQHSAFEFPGLAQLFLDLFPLHPRLLESRLNGRYPRSWYARGEPFPIGHPLGAAMLVRGEAIRSVGLLDEGYWIYAEEVDWCWRMARAGWARYCVPAAVVVHAGGASARQVRPEMVRALWASRLRLYRRHYPAWKFRLACNLLAWGAGRRAQALARSPDPQAPALRAAYEAVQRMAREALRSPSLP, encoded by the coding sequence ATGGCCCCCCGGTTGGCCGTGGCTTCCGCTCCTCGAATCCCGGATCCGAGTGCGCATCCAGCCGTGACCCTGCTGGCCGTTGTGATGGTGACCTGGAACGTCCGGGAGTGGGCCTTGCGGGCTTTGCACGCCCTGGAGGCCGCCCTGGATCGCTCCGGCCTCCCCGCTCGGATCTGGGTGGTGGATAACGCCTCGACCGACGGGACCGTGGAGGCCATCCGTCGCGCCTTCCCCTCCGTGGAGCTCATCGCCAACGACGTCAACCGGGGGTTCGCGGCCGCCAACAATCAGGCGCTGCGCGCCATGGGTTTCCCAGAGGATCCGGGAGCTCCGCGTTATGTCTGGTTGCTGAACCCTGACACCGAAGTACAGGGGCAGGCTCCTGCGGTGCTGGTGCGTTTTATGGAACAGACGCCCCGGGCCGGGGCCTGCGGGCCCCGGCTGATCCATCCGGATGGCGGCTTCCAGCACAGCGCCTTTGAGTTCCCCGGGCTGGCCCAGCTGTTCCTTGATCTCTTCCCCCTTCACCCGCGGCTGCTGGAGAGCCGGCTGAACGGCCGGTATCCCCGCTCCTGGTATGCGCGGGGGGAGCCTTTCCCCATCGGTCATCCTCTGGGGGCGGCCATGCTGGTGCGCGGGGAGGCCATCCGCTCCGTGGGGTTGCTCGATGAGGGATACTGGATCTATGCGGAGGAGGTGGACTGGTGCTGGCGGATGGCCCGGGCGGGATGGGCGCGTTACTGCGTGCCCGCGGCCGTCGTCGTGCACGCAGGCGGCGCGAGCGCCCGTCAGGTGCGCCCGGAGATGGTCCGGGCCCTCTGGGCCAGCCGGCTGCGGCTGTATCGTCGGCACTATCCCGCGTGGAAGTTCCGATTGGCCTGCAACCTGCTGGCCTGGGGGGCCGGGCGGCGGGCCCAGGCCCTCGCCCGATCGCCGGATCCTCAGGCGCCGGCGCTGCGCGCCGCTTACGAGGCGGTGCAGCGCATGGCTCGTGAGGCCTTGCGAAGCCCCTCGCTCCCGTGA